The genomic stretch GGGCGCATCCTAAGCAGAGATCCCAAGTCAGAGACACCAGTGGTTCTGCACTGGCTAAGACTGCTGGCTTCTCGGGTAGAAGTCAGGCTGAGGTGTGCCCTAGCCCAAGGATGCCcaattctgtctgtctgctgtttTCTGGATGCATACTGAGATGCTTCTGCTGAACCACATGAAGTATGTTTGTAGTTGGTACTCTTGCTTGTTTTTACCAACTTGTTATATTTTATTGTCTATTACCAAAACTGAGATCTGTAACAGATTCTTGGGCCTTTAGACCTCTTGcataatatgattttttttcctttttttacagtaaggattgaacccaaggcttcctggttaccaggcaagcattctacacTGGAGCTTTACCTCCAGTCTtttagattctttttattttgaaacagggtctcactaagctGTCCAGGCTGGCTTTAGACGTGCTCTGTAGCTAGACTTTGAGCTGGAAatcctccccctgcctcagtctcctgagtagctAAGATGATAGATGCATGttgccaggcccagtctctcctcctctccttcctctccttttccaaGGGCCTCACTCTGTAACTCAGAATGGCCTGTCGATCACCGAacagcccagtctggccttgaactcaagacagtctcctgcttcagtttcccaGGTTGCTAGGATACAGGTATACGTGTGTATCACAATACctgttgtgttttgtgtgtgatgTCTTTTTGGAGACGGCTTTACATGTGGCCCACACCTCAAACTTGCCGTGGTCCTTGAACGTTTGAtcctccttgcctctgcctcctgcgtgttagaattacaggtgtgtgccatcagaCTGCTTACTCCATGCTGTGGAGCGAACCCAGGGGTCCGTGCATGTTAGGTAAGCACTGTACCAGGGAGCTACATTCCCAGGCCCACGGACCTTTTTTTAATGGTTCTAGGGATGAACCTCAGAGCTTCACAAAAGCCTGGTAGGCTCTCCACTGTGAGCCAATTCCCGGCCCAATGTCTTCCATTTTAATTGAGAAGCTAAATGTATAATTGTCATTCACTTGGTTTCAAGGCATTCTGGGACTAAGAGTGGTCCCAGCACTCATTCCTAGATGCCCTACTTGACACACAAGAGTCTTAATTAGGatatttgctttgtttgtttgtttgtagacaaAGAGGGAAATCTCTGAGGGTACAGCCCGAGTTCGGTGTCACCTAAATCAAGGCCAGGGCTGAATGAATGGTGTCAGCAAGGGCACACAAGAGACAAATGAGGCCAGATTCCCAAACTGCACTTACAAAACAAAGTCCTTAAAAATCAGATCTGTGCTTGGTTGCCCGTGTGTTCTTTGGGGACAGGTGGTTATCAGCATCTAGGAGGGCAGGATATCAGCATTTGAGGGGTTCAGTGACTTGCCCAGGCTACATGACCAATAAGAGAGAAAGTGGGCTGTGAACTAGGACTTCCTGACAGCAAGAAACAGAGGCTGTCTTGTAAATTTACTCTTCACAGAGAAAGCCTACGGCAAGCTTGGTCCTTACTTCTAGCCAAGAAACTTTCCCTTTGATTGAAGACCAAATCGCATTACCTCAACAAATAGCCAGGGGGCATTAACGGCTGGttttaattgcatgtattcaCCTCCTTCCTATAGAGTAGGAAACTCCACCCCGCCCTCCAAATTGCAGACTCAACCTGGATGCCTAGCTCCTGGGAAGATGCTAGTCAATTCCTTCCAAATTTCTAGTTACTTTGCTTAAATTGCCAGGGGTTGGTATGGAGTGAGGGGTAGGTAGATTTCTGCCTGACCTTGAGAAGAACTTCCAGACTGACAGCCAAGTCCTATCACAGGGCTCtctggaagaggaaaaaaaaaatcctgtccgTGTCCCTGTATACCAGAGATGGGCAGTTCCTCATGGGAGCTCTAGGTTGGACATGTGCCATTTAGTCTCCAAACTGCAAGGCACACCCTTGGATATTTATAGTGTTTACAGTACTTTTCATGGTTTTGTTCACGTTACTGATGTCTTTTCTGCTTGCATTACGCCAGAACGCgtaagatctcattacagatgggtgtgagccaccatgtggttgctgggatttgaactcaggacctctggtgaagagcagccagtgctcttaaaccggtgagccatctgtccagcccatgTTATTGAATTTTTATAAATGGgttttaaggggctggagagatggctcgccagttaagagcactggctgctcttccagaggttctgagttcaactcccagcaaccacatggtggctcacagccatctgtaatgagatccgatgctctcttctggtgtgtctgaagatagctagagtactcatatatacattttttaactgattttttaaaatttttttatttattcatttattatatataagtacactgtagctgtcctcagatacaccagaagagggcatcagatctctttacagatggttgtgagccaccatgtggttgctgggaattgaactcatgacctctggaagagcagtcgggtgctcttaaccgctgagccatctctccagccctgattttaagctgagcctgtaatcccagtacctaGAAGTCTGAGGCAGGACTGCAAGTTCAAGGACCATTTTAGGTTACACAGTAAGATGGTCTCAAAATCAAAGGTTAACAGAATTTGAGACCAAGTTGGCTTCGGAGTTGCaccgatccttctgcctcaggctcccaaaTATTGGGACTACAAAGAGGAGTCGTATGAGACTCACtccaacttttattttatttaccaaAGCTTATGAACAGGTATTTCATACTGCTTTAAGCCTAATAATCCAAAATTAAACCAGAATCATTATGCATCTAGGGGTAGGAGTGTGGCTCATTAGAGCACCCTGGTTTATAAGCAGGAAGCTTTGGGTTTAATCCCCAATATACACATGCCCACATTTGTGACCAGTACATGTTTCTGCCCACCATGTTCGAGACTATCAAAGTCCAGAGGGGTCATCAATCCACTTATCCCAAATCAAGGTGCACCAATCCCATTTCAACGCCTCTGCCAGCCCCTTATTTCCAATGAACACAGACAAAGCTGGGTTAATCAAGtcaagtttttttattttattgtcagtTACATGCTTTATAGAAAAAAGTGTGGAGAACCGGTCAGGGTTGTACAAAAAAAGGCTAGGTTCCTACGTTGTTTTATTTACACCATTGTGAGGACGCCCCCACTTCAGGCGCAGCAGCTGCACTTGTCCGAAGCCTCTTTGCAGATGCAGCCCTGGGAGCACTTCGCACAGCCCACGGGGCAGCAGGAACAGCAGCCTGGGGGAAAAAAGTTGAGCGTGAGCGAGAAACCGAGTTAGAGGCACCCTGGACGCTCTGGGAAGGTGCGGCGGGCTAGGGACCGCAGGGGCGCGAAGGGAAAGGGTAGAGAAAATAAATCCAACTCACTTTTCTTGCAGGAGGTGCATTTGCATTGTTTGCATTTGCAGGAGCCAGCGCAGGAGCAGGATCCATCTagaggaagaaggcagggagCGCGGTGAGCGGGACCCGGGCATAACTGAACACAGTTCTCCAAAGAACTCGGGTGCAAGCCAGCCAGCTTGGGCGAGCCATTATCTCAAGGACTAGTTTAAAAGGGGCGGGAGTGTTCCAGAATTCGTTCGGAAGGAGCAGCCAGTAGTACCCTAAAAGTAGTTACCAGAGTAGGGGCCCAAAAGTCCGTCCTGCTCTCCCAGAAGCTCCGGTTACAGAGGCCCGTCAGCAGCCCCCCTTACCTGTGGCACAGGAGCAGTTGGGGTCCATGGCGAATGGAGGCGGCAGTTGGAGATCAACGAGAGATCGCTGTAGAGTTCTAGGAGCGTGATGGAGAGAAGCACGCGGAGCGCGACCTTTATAGCCCAGAGTATTGGGTCGCGCGCAAAAGCTCCGCCCGGGTGGCGGGGCGCCACCTgccctcctccccactgcctgCACACGCCCTTCTTCTGGCTCAAGGGAAATGGCCCGCACATGCCCGGGAGCCTGCGCACGACCCGAAGTCTGCAAGCATCCCTCCTTTTGCACGTGGGTACAGAGCCTGCACACGCCCCCGCGCTGAGTCACACCCCCTTTCTCCTGGCGCAGGGACTGAGAGCAAAGGGCTGAGCGCAAAGGGTCTGCGATCCGGTGGGGACCGGTTCCAGGAAACCTGCTCACGTGCCCTGGGGCCCAAGTGGCCGGGTGCAGAGGAGTTGCGGGACATCGAGCCCCCTGCAGCGTCCACGGGGACACAGTCCCCACAGCACGTCTTGAGTGCTAACTTGGGTGAAAGCGGGGCTTGGAGACCCCGCATACAGGAAAACCTAGCTGACAGTGTGAACAGGTAACAAAAACCAGCCCTAGCCCAGACTTTACCGGCCTTGGTTACGTACCCCCTGCGTGTCACGTACCCCCTGCGTGTCACGTGCTGGGGGCACTGTTAGGGCTCTCATTTTTCCTTACAACATAGCTTGGGGTGTTCATTATTTTCACAGTAGAAAAGTGGAAACGGAGGCGCAATCACATAGTCATTAGCCCAAGATGAATGGAGGGTTCGAATCCACTGAGACTCCAGCCAGTTGTCAGAGACTAGAGACCATAAAGACACAAGCCTTGTGCTAAGGATACTTAttcttggtgggggggggggcagagagtgAACAGGAAAAAATGATGGGGGTCTCTGCTGGAGGTGGAGAGCAGGCCATTCTGGGAGGATATGAACTAGGACTCTGCGCAGGTGTTGGCCAAGCAGAAAGGGCCAGATCGTAGTGTTCTGAAAGACAGGGATGGAAAGCCCCActaaccctccccacccccacccacggTGGATGCTGAGGGAAAGGGTGGAGACGGCAGCCAAATTTTCTTTCCCTGGAGGCATATGGTGTTTCCCCTCTTGCATAAGACTGCTGAAATCAGACTCAAAGTCGTAGATGGAATGTCTGTCATttgagaaggcaggaaatgtgtTACCGGAAGCTCAGGACAGGCTGTCCTCTCAGCCCTTACTGTAAACTGGGGCACTGCCTTCTTGGCTCAGCCCAAGCATCACTTTCTCCTGGATCCCCATGGCTGCCCATGGAATGTGTGGAAAACATcctgttctttcctttcctggCACTTTCCGTGGTTGCCCTGGGTATGAACTTGAACCGGATTGATTTCTGTGCTCCAGTGCTCCCTTTCCAGACTGGTCACAGAGCAATCTTTGCCCCTGTTGGGCTGTGACTTCCAGCCTCAAGCCAGGATGTCGTTGGCAGTCGCGGCTCGCAAAGTCCGGTAAACTCATGGAGCTAACCCACCGTACTGTTATTCCTGCCCAGTTCCCACTTCCCGTTAGGACTTAGATTTAGAAAATGAAAGTAGGTAGGTTGGATGTATTGGTCAGTGCCGTTAATcagagcactcaggaggcagaggcaagtagaattctatgagttcaaggccagcctagtctacacagtgagttccagtcgTCCAGCTTTGGTtacaaacagaaaaatacaagcaacaatgaaaaagaaagtcaGGTTTGGGTGGTGTGACCCaggcctgtaatcttagcacctCGGGAGTCCCAGCCAGGGTTGTGAAATTTGTCACTCACTGAAGGAAAAACACCACAAGGGCAGGGAAAGAGAAGCCACCAGAAAGGCAAATTCTGATGGAATTCGGCCCCACTTTTGCCCTTGGGGTACTCCCTCCTTCACCTCCTGCACTCCTCCTATCCCTCTCTTTACCCAGGCATGGAACCCAGACATGTAACACATGTAACACTTTACCTCGAAGCCCCCCCCCCTTCTATGTGGCTCAGAACCTCAGGTTATACATTTGTCAGGGTCAGATAGTACCAAAACCCAAAGGTCGCACGCCGGAATTTTCCGATTTGCTTGCTTTCTGTTCTCCAtgttggtgtatatgtgtgtttgcctgtgtgtggagATCCTAGGCTGATGATAGAGTCATCTTTCATCTTGTCTCTGTGGcggtttggatgagaatgacaccccctccatccctcccatcCCCGTCCCCCAGTTGGCAGATTGTTTAGGGAAGATTAGGAactgtggtcttgttggagggcATGGGTCACTAgcagtgggctttgaggcttcaaaagctcAGCACGGTGGTGGCAGCAGGgtacacctttcatcccagcactgggcaggtAGATTCTTGAGTTTAGAGTCACCTTGCCTTAGAGAGCCTCTGCAGTGGCCTCACTGGCTTTGATAGGGAATGCCACGAGACTCTTACTCTTGTCTGAATTTGTGCTAAGTCAGTGTGAGTTTATCTCCCTGGAACTCTGGCACAGGGTTTCCAGCATCGTCAGCACACTTAGGGTGCCCGAGGCCCGGGGTTTGATCTGGGGCACCCAAATCCAAACGCAAACAAAGCCAACCATAGATAACCACCAATAACAACCCAATTCCCTAAGGCCCGTGATGTTAACTCCCACAGAGGCCACACGATCTGCTCAAGTCTTACAGGATTTGAAGGATTGGAGCTGGTATTTGAACCCAGCCATTCGTGTTAATCCTGCATTGAACAGAGGACTTGTTCTCTGTGTGACAGAGATAGAGCCAGGACAGTGGATGGGGGTCCAAGGACAAGGATTCAGCTCTAAGAGCAGAAGGTcagttcctccttccttccctttaccAGGATCTCACTTTGTGGCCGAGGCTATCCTTGAGTTCACGGTATCAGTCTGACCTGCAATTTACAATCTTCCTCCGTTCCTCCCGTCCTGGGATTATCAGCCTGCAACCacacccttcttcctttcttttgtttcctttacgGTACTGGAGATGAAGCCCACGCCTTACCATAATAGGCAGTTAGACTTCCACTGAGCTTTACTCCCAGCACCAAGAAGCCAGTGCCCCTGTGCTGACTGGTTTTATGTCAATACAATACAAGCCAGCATCATCAGAAAGAAGGGAGTCTCCATTTAGAACATGCCTCCAGAAGATTCGGCTGTAGGCAAGGCTGTAGGGCTGTAGGGGTAGGGCCCAGTCCATTATGtgtggttccatccctgggctggtggtcctgggcccTATAGCAAGCCTAAGGAGTAATCCAGtaagcaccccttcatggcctctgctgcctccagattcctgacctgcttgacttcctatcttgacttcctttgatgataaactGTGATGCTGAAGCATGGGctgataaaccctttcctccccgagttgctttGCCATGGTGTCtcgtcatagcaacagaaaccctagctaagacgaGTTGGTACCAGGATGGTATGGTATTGTTctgacagacctgaccatgttattttggggggaggggggattgtggagagactttggaactttggactaGGAAAGTCATTGGGCATTCAGAGCCTGGTAAGCTGTTCTCTGGGAGCTTGGAAGGTAAGGATGTTGAGGAAAATTCGGACAGTGGAGGCCGGCCTTGTGAAGTTTAAGAGGGACGTTTAAAGACTCCCACGTGGCCGTTTGATATTTTGAATCAGGATTCTATGGTTCTGGTGAGCTGGGGTAGAAGAGCCAGCTATGATCAACAAGAGGTCAGAACTGCTAAAATGAAACCTTGGCTTTGTTGGGATACTGGATGTTGGTCAGCTGGAGCAGAGGAATTAGGGGTGActaaaaagagaccagcatcatggACGTGAGGTCTGCAAAATGTTTCCTGagagtcagcacacaggagcataCATGACTGAAGTTGGACCTTGTGCCGCTGGCTGAACTCCACAGTTTAAGAgccacccaggtggtactggttttgaagtcatgaagaGGTGGTGGGGAGCAGCctaggcttggcactgtgagaagccaggagaagccattggtgaaggtgcagcctcagggGCAGTCAAAGGGGTCAGGCACTGAAGCTGAGGCCTGGCACCACGAacagagcctgtgagaggctattggtagaagtgcagcccagttgcagcagaagtCCCCAGCAGTTTTGGAAATGCCAGAACCAAGAGCAGCATCAACTGTGGAGTAGAGCCAGCAGGAGCCTTTctaggaggcagagggcagagctggagaagtgacccaaatcctttggaggagcccaaaaGAGCGTGAGTGGGTCCCAGAGAAGGGATGGCTGGAGTTTGCTTTGATCATGACCGACCCCGTCTTTATCTTGGGAGTTTCACGATTTTTCTATCGCTGCATAAATATTAACCCACAGCTTCACAGCTCAAAAGAACACAGAtatactgtcacacacacacacagtttttgtGGGGTATGAATTAATGCAAAGTTTAGCAGGGCCCGCTGGCTCACAGATCATACATAAATCGAGGCCCCTACGTGGGCGACTTTCATCCCAAGGATTACATGGACCAAAATTTGCATCCTTGCGCCACCCCGTGGTTGTATGCGGTACTGCATCCTTACCAACTGTGCTGAGGCCAAGGATCTTCTGAGCTGATGGCTGGGGGCTTCTTCCCTGGGCTTCTTGCCACATGAGTCTCACTCCAAAAATAATGAGTAGGTGGGAGGCCAAGGAGAGTAAGAAAGAAGCTACAGAAGGATAGTCTGTCAGTCATTCGTCCTTAGTGAAAGCGCTGTGGtacaggtttgtttttgtttttctttttcttttttctttttttcggagttggggaccgaacccagggccttgcgcttgctaggcaagcgctctaccactgagctaaatccccaaccccacaggttTGTTACCTCATCGACACGGGAGCTGAGATAGAAGAACGAGAAGTTGAAAACCTTCCTAGactcaaaataaaaggtaaaataagtaaataaatgcatacataaaatataatgtatacacaaaataggtaaataaatgtaTCATGGGGCAGGGGCTGGTGGTAACACATTTGTCAGTATGTACTGGTACATTagtattggggaaaaaaaaaaactttaaaagtttcctgcagggttggagagatggctcagtggttaagagctctgactgctcttcctgaggtcctgagttcaattcccagcaaccacatggtggctcacaaccatctgtaatgagatctgatgccctcttctggtgtatctgaagacagctacagtgtacttatatataataaataaaataaatcttacaaaaaaaaGCTTCCTGCATATGTGATCTCAACTGCATAACTCCAGGGTTAGGTGATTGCAAGCCACGGCACAATACGTTGCTCTCCTCTTCCCTGGCACCGTCGTGGGGAGGAAGCTTTTCATTTTAAACCATCAGACGAGAGTATGCCATTGCTAATCTATGCCAGCCAGAGAAAGGCTTACGTTCTGAAGGATAATTTCTTACTATGtccagtggcacatgcctgtaattgcAATGCTAGAGGggaaggggcaggaggatcagggacTTCAGCCacgtagcaagttcaaggccactctgaACTTGAGACTTTCCCAAAAAGCCTGTCTGTGAGTAGGGCATGGTGGTGCAAACCTGTTAGCACTCAGGCGAAGCAAGAGGATTTTCAATTCATGCCCCATCTTAGGTTATGCAGGGTACATATTGGAACCCTGTCTGAGAGGGAGACAAATCAGAAGCCAGTCTAATTATGGAAGCGACACTCCATTGCTATCGTAGTATTTTATTCATTAGACGTGAGTCATTAGGCCCAACCCCCACAGAGGCTTCTCAAAGGTGTCCCCACGCTGGGAACCACTAGGACCGTTTTCAGTCTGCTACCAGGGACACAGGCAGTGGCTTGCACTTATTACTCCCCATAGCTAGAACACATACACGTGTCCACCCATCGGGTCTCAGTCTAAAGGTGTACCCTGACACATGTAAACCCTGTGCTagtggagctgaggcaggagagttgtgAGAGTCAGGACCTCCTGGGCTACTTACAGGATCCTGTCTCCCAAGAGGAAACAAGTTGACCTAGGAGGCTCATACCCGTAATCTCGGCGCTTTGGGAATAGAGGCAGGAGACAAGTTTGAGGTCATCTGTAACTACGTAGTTagtttgaagtcagtctgggGTGCACGAGACAGTCTCgagacaaacaaaaagaaaatccccaAATGACAAACTCTTGATCAACCCATCATTAACTGAATAAAGGCCAGGCCTCAAAAAGCCTTCCTGTACCTTAGAATTGCCGAGCCCTTCTGTCCCAAGTAAATACACCCTTCTCTTACCACTTTATACAGTCGCAGC from Rattus norvegicus strain BN/NHsdMcwi chromosome 19, GRCr8, whole genome shotgun sequence encodes the following:
- the Mt2A gene encoding metallothionein-2, which gives rise to MDPNCSCATDGSCSCAGSCKCKQCKCTSCKKSCCSCCPVGCAKCSQGCICKEASDKCSCCA